A stretch of Myxococcus hansupus DNA encodes these proteins:
- a CDS encoding TenA family transcriptional regulator, whose translation MDSPSLVRNLRLRQHIAGLKTAWNVPDTPYFRALREGTFAREDFVETQLQFFAAVAHFSRPMAVLASRLPHASQRLPLVENVFDEHGRGTLAHGHEHTFRTLLERLGVPATQVDALVSWPEVRAFNLALTGIAAFEDTRTGLAVFGIIEDLFSGISLALGRSIVERGWLNAAQVVHYPTHADLDELHAEGFIQQLDAPHEADTAAAHVIEQGLALGGHLFLSLYDDLFRARGRRRP comes from the coding sequence ATGGATTCACCTTCCCTCGTCCGAAATCTGAGGCTCCGTCAGCACATCGCCGGACTCAAGACGGCGTGGAATGTTCCGGACACGCCCTACTTCCGCGCGCTGCGCGAGGGCACCTTCGCGAGGGAGGACTTCGTCGAAACGCAGCTCCAGTTCTTCGCCGCGGTCGCGCACTTCTCCCGGCCCATGGCGGTGCTCGCCAGCCGCCTGCCACACGCCAGCCAGCGCCTTCCCCTGGTGGAGAATGTCTTCGATGAGCATGGACGTGGCACCTTGGCGCATGGCCACGAGCACACGTTCCGGACGCTCCTGGAGCGACTGGGCGTCCCGGCCACGCAGGTCGACGCGCTGGTGTCCTGGCCCGAAGTGCGAGCCTTCAACCTCGCGCTGACGGGCATCGCCGCCTTCGAGGACACGCGCACTGGCCTGGCCGTGTTCGGCATCATCGAGGACCTGTTCAGCGGCATCTCCCTGGCGCTGGGGCGGAGCATCGTCGAGCGCGGATGGCTGAACGCGGCGCAGGTGGTCCACTACCCCACGCACGCGGACCTCGACGAACTGCACGCCGAGGGCTTCATCCAGCAACTCGACGCCCCCCATGAAGCAGACACCGCGGCGGCGCACGTGATTGAGCAGGGGCTCGCGCTGGGCGGACACCTCTTCCTGAGCCTCTACGATGACCTCTTTCGTGCCCGTGGCCGACGGAGGCCCTGA
- a CDS encoding fatty acid desaturase family protein: MPLMTVTLAPSRLRELEQVDARHVPRLFGFLLLYLGAAALAVTLAGRDSPLIGWLARAALYLLAAASLHGISLFTHEAVHGGLARRPWLNRLGGMVCALPVLQNYAAYKVLHLRHHADLGGGKDPDHYANYTGRRWLELLMHVGRLLLGYPAYITLIPILGWRQGTAAERRWIEAEVGLAAVAVALAVAFIPGQVLLHAWAIPMLLLNTMVNVRGMSQHTFLPESDHPVRGTRTILSNPVTRFFMCNENYHLEHHLYPRVPWYNLPELHRTLRAELVAQGAPFIPSYVSFVRGVISGSLLRAARPVAPDA; the protein is encoded by the coding sequence ATGCCGCTCATGACAGTCACCCTGGCCCCTTCACGGCTTCGCGAACTGGAGCAGGTCGATGCCCGGCACGTCCCGCGGCTGTTCGGCTTCCTGCTGCTCTACCTGGGCGCCGCCGCGCTGGCTGTCACGCTCGCGGGCCGAGACAGTCCACTCATCGGGTGGCTCGCGCGCGCCGCGCTCTATCTGCTCGCCGCGGCTTCACTCCATGGCATCAGCCTCTTCACCCACGAGGCGGTTCACGGGGGCCTGGCCCGGCGGCCCTGGCTGAACCGCCTGGGCGGGATGGTCTGCGCGCTGCCGGTGCTCCAGAACTACGCCGCCTACAAAGTCCTTCATCTGCGTCACCACGCGGACCTGGGAGGAGGGAAGGACCCGGACCACTACGCCAACTACACGGGGCGTCGCTGGCTGGAGTTGCTCATGCACGTGGGCCGGTTGCTGCTGGGCTATCCGGCCTACATCACCCTGATTCCCATCCTGGGGTGGCGGCAAGGCACCGCCGCCGAGCGACGGTGGATTGAAGCCGAGGTCGGCCTGGCCGCGGTGGCCGTGGCGCTCGCCGTGGCCTTCATTCCAGGACAGGTGTTGCTGCATGCGTGGGCGATTCCGATGCTCCTCCTCAACACGATGGTGAATGTCCGAGGCATGAGCCAGCACACGTTCCTGCCGGAGAGCGACCACCCCGTCCGGGGCACGCGCACCATCCTGTCCAACCCGGTGACGCGTTTCTTCATGTGCAACGAGAACTACCACCTGGAGCACCACCTGTATCCCCGCGTGCCCTGGTACAACCTGCCCGAGTTGCACCGGACGCTGCGCGCCGAACTCGTCGCCCAGGGGGCGCCCTTCATCCCGTCGTACGTCTCGTTCGTGCGTGGCGTCATCTCCGGCTCACTCCTCCGCGCGGCGAGGCCCGTGGCACCGGATGCGTAG
- a CDS encoding DUF3419 family protein translates to MESLKFAVVREDAAVELALVEHTNAKAVLTVASGGCTLLTLARRHPAMELVGFDFNPRQLAHVREKAEGLGQRPLADFNVESETPGALNQRGSFEGLFRTLRRFIEEFVAPAHDVAAFFAPETPASHRDTLRTRWFDSPYWPVAFELALATPLLHAMFGPAATQHAEPGSYPGYFQRVFERGLLREDAPRNPFLQHVLLGRYLATDAPEYLRATGPVALTLVQGALPDVPGLGRFQVISLSNIFDWSDDALVAEWAGLLSRETRPGCAILLRQLNNRRDLRRFFAPAFEFDDALGASLLAQDRSLFYERIEVGFRQPLRP, encoded by the coding sequence ATGGAATCGCTGAAGTTCGCAGTCGTCCGGGAGGACGCGGCAGTGGAGCTGGCGCTCGTGGAGCACACGAACGCGAAGGCCGTGCTGACGGTGGCCTCGGGAGGTTGCACCCTGCTGACGCTGGCGCGGAGACACCCGGCGATGGAGCTGGTGGGCTTCGACTTCAATCCGCGTCAACTCGCGCATGTCCGCGAGAAAGCAGAGGGATTGGGCCAGCGCCCCCTGGCCGACTTCAACGTGGAGTCGGAAACGCCCGGCGCGCTGAACCAGCGGGGTTCGTTCGAAGGGCTCTTTCGCACCTTGCGCCGCTTCATCGAGGAGTTCGTCGCCCCCGCGCACGACGTGGCCGCGTTCTTCGCACCGGAGACCCCGGCGTCACACCGTGACACGCTGCGCACGCGCTGGTTCGACTCGCCCTACTGGCCGGTGGCGTTCGAGCTGGCGCTGGCCACGCCGCTGCTGCACGCGATGTTCGGACCCGCGGCGACGCAGCACGCGGAGCCCGGCTCCTATCCGGGCTACTTCCAGCGCGTCTTCGAGCGCGGCCTCCTGCGCGAGGACGCGCCTCGCAACCCGTTTCTCCAGCACGTCCTGCTCGGCCGGTATCTGGCCACGGACGCCCCCGAGTACCTGCGGGCGACAGGCCCCGTGGCACTGACGCTCGTCCAGGGCGCCTTGCCCGACGTCCCCGGGCTGGGACGCTTCCAGGTCATCTCCTTGTCCAACATCTTCGACTGGTCGGACGACGCCCTCGTCGCGGAGTGGGCTGGGTTGCTCTCGCGCGAGACGCGGCCCGGCTGCGCCATCCTGCTTCGGCAGCTCAACAACCGCAGGGACCTTCGCCGCTTCTTCGCGCCAGCCTTCGAGTTCGATGATGCGCTGGGGGCTTCGTTGCTGGCCCAGGACAGGAGCCTGTTCTACGAGCGCATCGAAGTCGGCTTCCGCCAGCCCCTCCGCCCATGA